In a genomic window of Streptomyces sp. BHT-5-2:
- a CDS encoding polysaccharide deacetylase family protein — translation MSNALQLKTQDGGKSVALTFDDGPDPRWTPQVLALLAQHHAKATFCEIGPHAQRYPYLTKAIVAAGDRLCDHSVHHNERQSSMPLDYNVHEIADAQQEISDAAGAGAKLWYYRAPGGDFKPFIRNIAAQHGLRSIGWSDDSDDWKRPGVATILQNINRNLHPGSIVLMHDGGGDRSQSIAALAKLLDQLDAQGYTYSFPTR, via the coding sequence GTGAGCAACGCGCTCCAGCTCAAGACCCAGGACGGCGGTAAATCAGTCGCGCTGACCTTCGACGACGGTCCGGACCCGCGCTGGACGCCCCAGGTACTGGCGCTGCTGGCCCAGCACCACGCCAAGGCCACGTTCTGCGAGATAGGTCCGCACGCGCAGCGCTATCCCTACCTCACCAAGGCGATTGTCGCCGCCGGTGACCGGCTGTGCGACCACTCCGTACACCACAACGAGCGGCAGAGCAGCATGCCGCTGGACTACAACGTCCACGAGATCGCCGACGCCCAGCAGGAGATATCCGACGCGGCCGGCGCCGGGGCCAAGCTCTGGTACTACCGGGCACCCGGCGGTGACTTCAAACCCTTCATCCGCAACATCGCCGCCCAGCACGGGCTTCGATCGATCGGCTGGAGCGACGACTCCGACGACTGGAAACGGCCGGGCGTCGCCACCATCCTGCAGAACATCAACCGCAACCTGCACCCGGGCTCGATCGTCCTGATGCACGACGGCGGCGGCGACCGCTCACAGAGCATCGCAGCACTCGCCAAGCTGCTGGACCAGCTCGACGCCCAGGGCTACACCT
- a CDS encoding FAD-dependent monooxygenase: MQSRRRASAAPGRGGERVVRNRDVLISGASVAGLALAHWLRRAGFHPTVVERAPGLRRGGQAIDVRGIALQVVARMGLLDAVRAGTTGMRGMSFVDGGGAELTRSTEATLTGGLIDNDDVEIMRDDLTTLLFDAGRVGTEYVFGDVITSLRQDDDAVEVGFRHGRPRRFDLVIGADGLHSGVRRLAFGPESQFMHFLGSHLAIFSVENFLGLDRWQVYHTAGDTLVGLYSARQNTEARAMLHFGSGQLDFDHRDLDRQRNILVERFAGVGWVAPRLLASMWDAPDFYFDSMSQVRLDRWSNGRVVLVGDAGYCPSPRSGQGTSMALVGAYVLVRELADNHDDHRAAFARYEQGMRGYVGKNQQIAQDKADGRTVTPAGLARAADAITLGDLPDHG, encoded by the coding sequence GTGCAGTCGCGCAGACGCGCCTCGGCAGCACCGGGACGGGGAGGGGAGAGGGTTGTGCGGAACAGGGATGTTTTGATCTCCGGGGCGAGTGTGGCGGGACTGGCGCTGGCTCACTGGTTGCGACGTGCGGGGTTCCATCCGACTGTCGTGGAGCGGGCGCCGGGCCTGCGCAGGGGCGGCCAGGCCATCGACGTCCGTGGGATCGCGCTACAGGTCGTGGCACGGATGGGGCTGCTCGACGCGGTCCGGGCCGGGACGACAGGCATGCGCGGCATGTCGTTCGTCGACGGTGGAGGTGCGGAGTTGACCCGATCCACCGAGGCCACCCTGACCGGCGGGCTGATCGACAACGACGACGTCGAAATCATGCGTGACGACTTGACGACCCTGCTGTTCGACGCCGGCCGCGTGGGAACGGAGTATGTGTTCGGCGATGTCATCACCTCCCTCAGGCAGGACGACGACGCCGTCGAGGTCGGCTTCCGGCATGGCCGCCCGCGCCGCTTCGACCTGGTGATCGGCGCGGACGGACTGCACTCCGGCGTACGTCGGTTGGCCTTCGGCCCGGAGTCGCAGTTCATGCACTTCCTCGGCAGTCATCTGGCGATCTTCAGTGTGGAGAACTTCCTCGGCCTGGACCGTTGGCAGGTGTACCACACGGCTGGTGACACACTGGTCGGTCTCTACAGCGCGCGGCAGAACACCGAGGCACGGGCGATGTTGCACTTCGGGTCGGGGCAACTCGACTTCGACCACCGGGATCTGGACCGACAAAGGAACATTCTCGTCGAGCGCTTCGCCGGCGTTGGTTGGGTGGCGCCCAGGCTGCTGGCGAGCATGTGGGACGCGCCGGACTTCTACTTCGACTCGATGAGCCAGGTCCGCCTCGATCGTTGGTCCAACGGGCGGGTCGTGCTCGTCGGTGACGCGGGCTACTGCCCTTCACCGCGTTCCGGCCAGGGCACCAGCATGGCGCTGGTCGGCGCCTACGTGCTTGTGAGGGAACTCGCCGACAACCACGACGATCACCGTGCGGCCTTCGCCCGCTACGAGCAGGGGATGCGCGGCTACGTCGGCAAGAACCAGCAGATCGCGCAGGACAAGGCCGACGGCAGGACGGTCACGCCCGCCGGCCTCGCCCGCGCGGCCGACGCCATCACGCTCGGCGACCTGCCCGATCACGGCTGA